A genomic stretch from Barnesiella intestinihominis YIT 11860 includes:
- a CDS encoding ABC-F family ATP-binding cassette domain-containing protein produces the protein MITVNNLGIQFGKRVLFQEVNLKFTPGNCYGIIGANGAGKSTLMRILSNQLEPSHGTVTLGPGERLSVLSQDHFAFDEFTVINTVLMGHTVLWDIMQEKDALYAKPDFSDADGIRAAELEEKFAELEGWNAESDAASLLSGLGIKENKHYMLMKDLSGKEKVRVLLAKALFGHPDNLLLDEPTNDLDLETVMWLENYLANFENTVLVVSHDRHFLDSVCTHTVDIDFGKVQLFAGNYSFWYESSQLALRQQQQQNKKAEEKRKELLEFIQRFSANVAKSKQTTSRKKMLEKLNIEEIQPSSRRYPGIIFTPSREPGNKILEVKGLAKSIEGTLLFKDVNFSIEKDDKVAFISHDPRAMTALFEIINGEAKADAGTYEWGQTITTAYLPLDNSSFFNTDMNLIDWLAQFSEDTSELYLKGFLGRMLFSGEELLKQASVLSGGEKMRCMIARMMLKNANTMILDSPTNHLDLESIQAFNNTLQGFKGNVLLSSHDHEFIQTVCNRIIELTPGGIIDKMMDYDDYITDEKVQAARERLYNL, from the coding sequence ATGATAACGGTTAACAATTTAGGTATTCAATTTGGTAAAAGAGTTCTTTTTCAAGAGGTTAATTTAAAGTTTACTCCGGGAAACTGCTATGGCATTATCGGAGCTAACGGAGCCGGCAAATCGACCCTCATGCGTATTTTGAGCAATCAACTCGAACCCTCTCACGGTACTGTGACTCTGGGACCGGGTGAACGCCTTTCTGTATTGAGTCAGGATCACTTTGCGTTCGATGAATTTACCGTCATCAATACCGTGCTGATGGGGCATACCGTTCTATGGGACATCATGCAGGAAAAAGATGCCTTGTACGCCAAACCCGATTTCAGCGATGCGGACGGTATCCGCGCAGCCGAACTCGAAGAGAAGTTCGCCGAGCTCGAAGGTTGGAATGCCGAAAGCGATGCAGCTTCCCTGCTCAGCGGACTGGGTATCAAGGAAAACAAACACTACATGCTCATGAAAGATTTGAGCGGTAAGGAAAAAGTACGGGTATTGTTGGCAAAAGCATTGTTCGGTCACCCGGACAACTTGCTGCTCGACGAGCCGACCAATGACCTCGACCTCGAAACGGTGATGTGGCTCGAAAACTACCTCGCCAACTTCGAAAATACCGTATTGGTCGTTTCGCACGACCGACACTTCCTCGATTCGGTATGTACGCACACCGTAGATATCGACTTCGGCAAAGTACAACTTTTCGCCGGGAATTACAGTTTCTGGTACGAATCCAGCCAGTTGGCTCTGCGTCAACAACAGCAACAAAACAAGAAAGCCGAAGAAAAGCGAAAAGAATTGCTCGAATTTATCCAGAGGTTCAGTGCCAATGTCGCCAAATCGAAACAGACGACCAGCCGTAAAAAGATGCTCGAAAAGCTCAATATCGAAGAGATACAACCTTCTTCCCGCCGATACCCGGGTATCATTTTCACTCCGTCACGGGAGCCGGGTAACAAAATTCTCGAAGTCAAAGGACTCGCAAAATCGATCGAAGGGACTCTGCTTTTCAAAGACGTGAACTTCTCCATCGAAAAAGACGACAAAGTGGCTTTCATCTCTCACGATCCTCGTGCTATGACAGCTCTTTTCGAAATCATCAACGGCGAAGCGAAAGCCGATGCGGGAACCTACGAATGGGGACAAACCATCACCACGGCCTATCTGCCGCTCGATAACAGTTCGTTTTTCAATACGGACATGAATCTGATCGATTGGCTGGCACAATTCTCAGAGGACACCAGCGAGCTGTATCTCAAAGGCTTTCTCGGTCGTATGCTCTTCTCGGGAGAAGAGTTGCTCAAACAGGCATCCGTATTGTCCGGAGGCGAGAAAATGCGTTGTATGATCGCCCGTATGATGTTGAAAAACGCCAACACCATGATACTCGATTCCCCCACCAACCACCTCGACCTCGAATCGATACAGGCTTTCAACAATACACTGCAAGGATTCAAGGGTAATGTGCTACTTTCCTCGCACGACCACGAATTTATACAGACCGTCTGCAATCGTATCATTGAACTGACTCCCGGCGGTATCATCGACAAAATGATGGACTACGACGATTACATCACCGATGAAAAGGTGCAAGCCGCCCGCGAACGACTCTACAATTTATAA
- a CDS encoding Dabb family protein, producing the protein MIKHIVTFKLTGTPAERKEIANKFKDALMALPLTIDVLKSIEVGINENPSENWDIVLTAVVEKMEDVETYAKHPAHVAAAALLAGHKADRACVDYTY; encoded by the coding sequence ATGATAAAACATATTGTAACTTTCAAACTGACCGGCACTCCGGCAGAACGCAAAGAGATAGCGAATAAATTCAAAGATGCTTTGATGGCTCTGCCCCTAACTATCGACGTACTTAAAAGTATAGAAGTGGGCATCAATGAAAACCCGTCCGAAAATTGGGATATCGTACTTACTGCGGTCGTAGAAAAAATGGAAGATGTAGAAACCTACGCAAAACACCCGGCACATGTAGCCGCTGCCGCACTCCTCGCCGGGCATAAAGCCGACAGGGCATGCGTGGATTACACATACTGA
- the metA gene encoding homoserine O-succinyltransferase, whose amino-acid sequence MPVKIPSSLPAVEILKAENIFVMDDLRASTQDIRPLKLLILNLMPLKIVTETDLLRLISNTPLQIELDFMSVSGHISRNTPLEHIDTFYKDFDEIRGQNYDGMIITGAPVEKLQFEEVDYWNELVEIFDWAHKHVTSTLYICWAALAGLYHFYGIPKYPLDKKLFGVFAHHKYDERNPIFRGFDDLFYVPHSRYSEVRRADIEKDKSLTILSESEDAGVYMVMARCGREFFITGHSEYSALTLDIEYRRDLAKGLDIALPRNYYPDNNPDNNPIVNWRGHANLLFTNWLNYFVYQQTPYNLNDIQ is encoded by the coding sequence ATGCCCGTAAAAATACCTTCGTCATTACCGGCAGTCGAAATATTAAAGGCCGAAAATATATTTGTCATGGACGATTTGCGTGCTTCGACACAAGACATTCGTCCATTGAAGTTACTCATATTGAACCTCATGCCTTTAAAAATAGTTACCGAAACCGACCTATTACGCCTCATCTCCAACACGCCTTTACAAATCGAACTCGATTTCATGAGCGTTTCGGGACACATCTCCCGTAATACTCCACTCGAACATATCGATACATTTTATAAAGACTTCGACGAAATACGGGGTCAAAATTACGACGGCATGATTATCACAGGCGCTCCTGTCGAAAAATTACAATTCGAGGAGGTCGATTACTGGAACGAGTTAGTCGAGATTTTCGACTGGGCGCACAAACACGTTACCTCTACTCTCTATATTTGTTGGGCTGCTTTGGCCGGACTGTACCATTTTTACGGAATCCCCAAATACCCGTTGGATAAAAAACTTTTCGGAGTATTCGCCCATCATAAATACGACGAGCGAAATCCTATTTTCAGAGGATTCGACGACTTGTTTTACGTTCCTCACAGCCGATATTCCGAGGTACGCCGAGCCGATATCGAAAAGGATAAATCCCTGACAATCCTTTCCGAATCGGAGGATGCGGGAGTTTATATGGTCATGGCTCGTTGCGGCAGAGAGTTTTTCATCACGGGGCACTCCGAATATTCGGCTCTCACGCTCGACATCGAGTATCGCCGCGATTTGGCGAAAGGCCTCGACATTGCCCTCCCCCGAAATTACTATCCCGACAACAATCCCGATAACAATCCGATCGTCAACTGGCGGGGACATGCCAACCTGCTTTTCACGAATTGGCTGAACTATTTCGTATATCAACAAACGCCCTATAACCTGAACGATATACAATGA
- a CDS encoding peptidase U32 family protein, protein MKTVRRIELLAPAKNIEIGQQAILHGADAVYIGAPRFGARSTAGNSIADLTRLIDFAHRFDARVYITLNTILRDDELRDAERLIHELYKIESDALIVQDMGITRLDIPPIALHASTQADNRTPEKVKFLEQCGFSQVVLARELSLGQINEIARSVQVPLEVFVHGALCVSYSGQCYLSEAMCGRSANRGECAQYCRLPYTLIDGKGNVIAKDKHLLSLRDLNQSDRLEELLDAGVSSFKIEGRLKDMAYVKNCTAYYRQELDKIFKRRPEYRTASTGHSSIEFTPRLEKSFNRGFTHYFLDGRTPEPIASPDTPKSLGEYVGKVKQSDKNTFTIAGLTSIHNGDGLCFANNKGEFEGVRVNRAEGNRIFPASRIEITPHTVLYRNFDFEFDKRLSRPSADRRIDVEITLYAVPGGYALYMKDECGNHTTIREDAPHETARTPQQETQKKQLGKLGTTAYSALKIDIDLPDNFFIPASVLSKLRQKAVESLDRVRRIAYRTEKRQEEDKTVCYPQTELSYLGNVSNRLAEQFYREHGVTRIDPAFEIKPSRGVPLMFTRHCIRYMLGICKKTPAGNKFPDPLTLLYKGQKLQLHFDCTACEMTLYKKDIL, encoded by the coding sequence ATGAAAACCGTACGTCGCATAGAACTATTAGCCCCGGCGAAAAACATCGAAATCGGGCAGCAAGCGATTCTCCACGGCGCCGATGCCGTGTATATCGGCGCGCCTCGCTTCGGGGCACGCTCCACCGCAGGTAACAGCATCGCCGATTTAACCCGACTCATCGACTTCGCCCATCGATTCGATGCCCGGGTGTACATCACATTGAATACCATTTTACGGGACGACGAACTGCGCGACGCCGAACGACTCATTCACGAATTATACAAAATAGAGTCCGATGCACTCATTGTCCAAGACATGGGTATCACCCGGCTCGACATTCCCCCCATAGCTCTGCATGCCAGCACACAAGCCGACAATCGCACACCCGAGAAAGTAAAATTCCTCGAACAATGCGGATTTTCACAAGTCGTACTGGCCCGCGAACTTTCGCTGGGGCAAATCAACGAGATAGCCCGATCGGTACAAGTCCCGCTCGAAGTTTTCGTGCATGGAGCCCTGTGCGTCAGTTACAGCGGACAATGCTATCTTAGCGAAGCGATGTGCGGACGCAGTGCCAACCGGGGCGAATGCGCCCAATACTGCCGGCTTCCCTATACCCTCATAGATGGGAAAGGCAATGTCATCGCCAAAGACAAGCATCTGCTCTCGCTTCGGGACCTCAATCAAAGCGACAGATTGGAGGAGCTTCTCGATGCAGGCGTATCGTCTTTCAAGATAGAGGGACGACTCAAAGACATGGCCTACGTAAAAAACTGTACGGCCTATTACAGGCAGGAACTCGACAAGATTTTCAAACGCCGTCCCGAATACCGTACAGCCTCGACCGGACACTCTTCGATAGAATTTACACCCCGGCTCGAAAAAAGTTTCAACCGAGGATTCACCCACTATTTTTTGGACGGAAGAACGCCCGAACCTATCGCCTCGCCCGACACCCCGAAATCTTTGGGTGAATACGTAGGAAAAGTCAAACAATCCGATAAAAACACATTTACGATCGCCGGACTCACTTCCATACACAACGGAGACGGACTATGCTTCGCCAATAACAAAGGGGAATTCGAGGGTGTACGGGTAAATCGGGCGGAAGGGAACCGAATCTTCCCGGCCTCCCGAATCGAGATAACCCCTCACACGGTTCTGTATCGGAACTTCGACTTCGAGTTTGACAAACGACTCTCCCGCCCTTCCGCCGACAGAAGAATCGATGTAGAGATAACCCTCTATGCCGTTCCCGGAGGATATGCCCTTTACATGAAAGACGAATGCGGCAATCACACGACCATACGGGAAGACGCACCCCACGAAACCGCCCGAACCCCTCAGCAAGAAACTCAAAAGAAACAGCTCGGCAAATTGGGAACGACCGCCTACTCGGCCCTGAAAATAGACATCGACCTGCCCGACAATTTCTTCATACCGGCCTCCGTACTTTCAAAACTCAGGCAAAAAGCGGTCGAATCTCTCGACCGTGTTAGACGCATTGCCTACCGAACCGAGAAACGACAAGAGGAAGACAAAACCGTATGTTATCCCCAGACAGAGCTATCTTACCTCGGCAACGTATCTAACCGACTTGCCGAACAATTCTATCGCGAACACGGGGTTACCCGTATAGACCCGGCCTTCGAAATAAAACCTTCGAGGGGAGTTCCCCTCATGTTCACCCGTCACTGTATTCGTTATATGCTGGGAATATGCAAAAAGACACCCGCCGGCAACAAATTTCCCGACCCCCTCACCCTATTGTATAAAGGACAAAAGCTTCAACTGCATTTCGACTGTACGGCATGTGAAATGACCTTGTACAAAAAAGACATTTTATAG
- a CDS encoding Crp/Fnr family transcriptional regulator, with amino-acid sequence MTKFNTYLESNDFDRLKRFFEEHGELQHYRKGNFFARQGEYSSQAALIKDGTFAYTHIDNEGKEHYVGFVFPDEFVADYTSFMRHSASQVNIVALKPSTIFSVNRQALHDFYNTDMETLRYNCLMAENLYEMVYSRLLESYCKTPEERYRRLTTRYPKIEQEIPLCKIASFLNVTPETISHIRKKIVKNS; translated from the coding sequence ATGACAAAATTCAACACCTATCTCGAAAGTAATGATTTCGACCGATTAAAGCGATTCTTCGAAGAACACGGGGAGCTACAACATTATCGAAAAGGTAATTTTTTTGCAAGACAAGGAGAGTATTCGTCCCAAGCCGCTCTAATCAAAGATGGCACATTCGCCTATACTCACATCGACAATGAAGGAAAGGAACATTACGTGGGGTTTGTCTTCCCCGACGAATTCGTGGCCGATTATACCTCTTTCATGCGACACTCGGCTTCACAGGTGAACATCGTCGCATTGAAACCCTCCACGATATTTTCTGTAAACCGACAAGCATTGCACGATTTCTACAACACCGATATGGAAACCCTACGCTATAACTGCCTCATGGCTGAAAACCTTTACGAAATGGTTTATTCCCGCCTATTGGAAAGTTACTGCAAAACTCCCGAAGAGCGATATCGGAGACTGACAACCCGTTATCCCAAAATAGAACAAGAAATACCGCTGTGTAAAATAGCCTCTTTCTTAAACGTCACCCCCGAAACCATCAGCCATATCCGAAAGAAAATAGTTAAAAATAGTTAA
- a CDS encoding serine protease: MKKRTLLFLSILATISFTSTAENLRESIAIVRPNFSESTQTFLTDFSKSLRKDGFYAAADILQNYGKGSFGTGFAYRDKRDGRLYIITNRHVVEQAETVDVEFSLPDNSSKTFATCPVVGVHDDFDVAFIALPEEVNIPTLDITDKSITDGTPVFSAGFPALGDKPSWQLGQGIVSNASAQIKSLTNGKELPLVQHTAQVDAGSSGGPLLIRDENAAAGFAVVGINTWKASDRENTNFAIPVHAIDDFLKNYSTDPQSLLTRTEVTNRASAMLKAAQSSYQAVMPFVSYRYVSNISANTFYDLVNAASDAATDAMKSCFEQGQPLEGIRIGLSDIICRQFSGRNYTFSTVAALDSIGRTAEAIYTTGNKNISTRWIMEQGRWRLSAAENIKASRIEPNGISKSYGFGTSIYIGLVYPFNNDAFDMSYNIAFKRTILTFMTYEVTASLLKVKTEKTEWEGANEIVKPHSHNVFDLDLNIGGQLPVKCGPIYLVPYAKILGGLYFGSDLTGIDYGFGTGVEIAYKFGYQNYVFANIGYIGKRMKPFDDEEFRLKSKTLSGLAFSIGISF; this comes from the coding sequence ATGAAAAAGAGAACTTTGCTATTCCTATCGATTCTTGCGACAATCTCCTTTACTTCGACAGCAGAGAACCTACGCGAATCCATAGCGATCGTTCGACCCAATTTCAGTGAAAGTACCCAAACATTCCTTACCGATTTCAGCAAATCGTTACGTAAAGACGGATTCTATGCGGCAGCCGACATTTTGCAAAATTACGGGAAAGGGTCGTTCGGGACCGGATTTGCCTACCGGGATAAACGAGACGGTCGGTTATACATCATCACCAACCGTCATGTGGTAGAACAAGCCGAAACCGTCGATGTCGAATTTTCTTTACCGGACAACAGTTCCAAAACATTCGCGACATGCCCCGTAGTGGGTGTGCACGATGACTTCGATGTCGCTTTCATCGCTCTGCCGGAAGAGGTCAATATTCCCACGCTCGATATAACAGACAAGAGCATAACCGACGGCACACCCGTATTCAGCGCCGGATTCCCCGCATTGGGAGACAAACCCTCTTGGCAGCTGGGGCAAGGAATCGTATCGAATGCCAGTGCCCAAATCAAATCTCTGACCAACGGAAAAGAACTGCCTTTGGTGCAACACACGGCACAAGTCGATGCCGGCAGTTCCGGCGGGCCCTTACTTATAAGAGATGAAAATGCAGCCGCAGGATTTGCCGTGGTAGGAATCAATACGTGGAAAGCATCCGACCGGGAAAATACCAATTTTGCTATTCCGGTACACGCCATCGACGATTTCCTGAAAAATTATTCCACCGATCCGCAATCCCTGCTTACCCGAACAGAAGTCACGAATAGAGCATCGGCCATGCTCAAAGCAGCCCAATCGTCCTATCAGGCAGTCATGCCATTCGTTTCATATCGGTATGTATCGAACATCTCGGCCAACACGTTTTATGATTTGGTCAATGCAGCCTCCGATGCTGCCACAGATGCCATGAAATCGTGCTTCGAGCAAGGGCAACCGTTGGAGGGTATCCGTATAGGATTGTCCGATATTATCTGTCGCCAGTTCTCCGGGAGAAACTATACTTTTTCGACCGTGGCCGCTCTCGATTCCATCGGCAGGACCGCCGAGGCTATATATACCACAGGCAACAAAAACATCTCCACCCGATGGATCATGGAGCAAGGACGCTGGCGGTTGAGCGCTGCGGAAAATATCAAAGCCAGTCGAATCGAGCCTAACGGTATCTCAAAAAGTTACGGATTCGGCACATCGATCTATATAGGGCTCGTTTATCCTTTCAATAATGATGCGTTCGACATGTCGTACAACATAGCGTTCAAACGCACCATACTCACATTCATGACCTACGAAGTCACCGCCTCTCTTCTAAAAGTCAAAACCGAAAAGACAGAATGGGAAGGAGCTAATGAAATCGTAAAGCCCCATTCGCACAATGTCTTCGACCTCGACCTTAATATCGGCGGACAATTACCCGTCAAATGCGGCCCTATCTATCTCGTCCCGTATGCCAAAATTTTGGGCGGGCTTTACTTCGGATCCGATTTAACCGGTATCGATTACGGATTCGGAACCGGTGTGGAAATAGCCTACAAGTTCGGTTATCAAAATTATGTATTCGCCAACATAGGTTATATAGGCAAACGCATGAAGCCCTTCGACGACGAGGAATTTCGCCTCAAATCGAAAACTCTTTCAGGATTGGCGTTCTCGATAGGAATAAGTTTTTAA
- a CDS encoding DNA-methyltransferase: protein MRGEERKRAGRNRTLSVTGEEVEQLRDLVSTLSDIERGENVLNKIIHADLLAIIDRIPNGFADLAIIDPPYNLTKDFHGMKFEAMDNGAYIGYLETWFYKVCEKLKPDGSLYLCGDWKSTSALQTVLERAGLSILNRITWQREKGRGARNNWKNGMEDIWFAVKDRKNYYFDVEAVKMRRRVIAPYRENGQPKDWECTEQGNFRSTYPSNFWDDISIPFWSMPENTDHPTQKPEKLYAKLILASSEVGDVVFDPFMGSGTAAVVAKKLNRNFCGIELNEEYCLWAAKRLLLADGNKTIQGYRDGVFWERNSGAMG from the coding sequence ATGAGAGGGGAAGAACGGAAACGTGCCGGTAGAAACAGAACATTGTCTGTTACGGGCGAGGAGGTGGAACAGTTGAGGGATCTGGTCTCGACTTTATCGGATATCGAGCGGGGAGAAAATGTACTCAATAAAATAATACATGCCGATTTGTTGGCGATTATCGATCGAATCCCGAACGGTTTCGCCGACTTGGCGATTATCGATCCACCGTATAATCTGACGAAAGATTTTCATGGCATGAAGTTCGAGGCTATGGATAACGGGGCTTATATCGGTTATCTCGAAACTTGGTTTTATAAAGTTTGCGAAAAGTTGAAGCCGGACGGTTCTCTCTATCTTTGTGGCGATTGGAAATCCACATCGGCTTTGCAAACTGTGCTTGAAAGAGCCGGTCTCTCTATCCTTAACCGAATAACTTGGCAAAGAGAGAAAGGTCGGGGAGCAAGGAATAATTGGAAGAACGGAATGGAGGATATTTGGTTTGCCGTGAAGGATCGTAAGAATTATTATTTCGATGTCGAGGCTGTGAAAATGAGACGCCGGGTAATCGCTCCTTATCGGGAGAACGGACAACCGAAAGACTGGGAGTGTACGGAACAGGGGAATTTTCGTTCTACTTATCCTTCGAACTTTTGGGACGATATAAGCATACCTTTTTGGTCTATGCCCGAGAATACCGACCATCCTACACAAAAGCCGGAGAAGTTGTATGCCAAATTAATTTTGGCTTCGTCGGAGGTGGGCGATGTTGTTTTCGACCCTTTTATGGGGAGCGGGACGGCAGCCGTCGTAGCGAAAAAGTTGAACCGGAACTTTTGCGGCATAGAGCTTAACGAAGAGTATTGCCTATGGGCGGCGAAGCGTCTGCTTCTTGCCGATGGGAACAAGACGATTCAGGGCTACCGGGACGGTGTGTTTTGGGAGAGAAATAGCGGGGCGATGGGGTGA
- a CDS encoding AAA domain-containing protein → MHSSEVKEDTHDSFRRITAEVICAGENELRVRVAAPSLLGEMPVWIHRDRVNSEFDETLCLLEPGSKLNLVDVIIVDGGLLPRFLILEPDYLVDASALAECVQEYGSCWQRYFWNRIRPKTITDSILLGNAVNLIFDELITSKDFRSVTFDSLMPKIFARYPIEFVSAKSVDRRFFQNLHSQFETLKRILSTDFSALGIDRRKAMVEPSFICEALGLQGRLDFLQVENGLCGIELKAGRPPYPENDLSKVSFPHRAQCALYQSMIQGVLGIKLENQHFYLLYSRNLNPEGCLRPVKTSTRELQKLLNLRNKIVSVERDISRYGYVQAEWLVSRLTADNLIPRPSLFTERYIRPEIDCGRRRLERRDDNDLALRYFYRFYAFVSREHYLSKIGYPSGSGISGVASLWRMTRDEKEREGYMFSGLRLVRNRAAEDIPEVEFILPGNTPSPDFRLGDIVLFYVCDTDADRVSTRQVFKATIASMTADRVVLRLRDNQSYAEALPIASCYAVEHDYVDSSFLLQYKGLYTMLDASPHRRGLLVGEAGESPVRNMSRRLSYEYDSPDLSRILLKALQAEDYFLLVGPPGTGKTSVALRNMVREFLAIPDYQILLVAFTNRAVDEICDKLETIGEVDDYIRVGQTLSCDVAYRSHLLSERMKQCRNREEANRSIHSCRVFVATLSSLSGKMELFNLKRFDVAIVDEASQILEPQLVGLLSAKTPTGRDAIGKFILIGDHKQLPAVVVQSAEESVITDERLRSAGFVDCRISLFERLYRRLPEGSPFADMLDCQWRMHPDIASFANTYFYKGALRDGNAPHQISLLPFTNMGDDKWERVIATKRTAFFPTKTLCAGKKYNNEEACKTAAIVNALYRLYERNGLEFDERSVGIITPYRHQIARIRQELDKFGISAFDAIRVDTVERFQGSQNDCIIYSFCVNDESQLEWLPSYTEESGQLIDRKLNVALTRARRQLFVLGNSRLLSRNPIYRILITHLENISSE, encoded by the coding sequence ATGCACAGCTCGGAAGTAAAGGAGGATACACACGATTCGTTTCGTCGTATTACCGCAGAGGTAATCTGTGCGGGAGAAAATGAATTGCGGGTTCGTGTTGCGGCTCCCTCTTTACTCGGGGAAATGCCGGTGTGGATTCATCGGGACAGGGTGAATAGTGAATTCGACGAAACCTTGTGCTTGTTGGAACCCGGTTCTAAATTGAATTTGGTAGACGTTATTATAGTCGATGGCGGATTGCTCCCTCGTTTTCTTATATTGGAACCCGATTATTTGGTCGATGCCAGTGCGTTAGCCGAGTGTGTGCAGGAATATGGATCGTGTTGGCAACGTTATTTTTGGAATCGTATACGTCCCAAGACGATAACGGATTCTATTTTGTTGGGTAATGCCGTTAATTTGATTTTTGATGAACTGATAACGTCGAAAGATTTTCGGAGTGTAACTTTCGATTCCTTAATGCCGAAAATTTTTGCTCGTTACCCGATAGAATTTGTCTCGGCAAAGTCGGTAGATAGAAGATTTTTTCAGAATCTCCACAGTCAATTCGAGACATTGAAACGTATTCTGAGTACGGATTTTTCTGCTTTGGGAATAGACCGCCGAAAAGCGATGGTCGAACCTTCTTTTATCTGTGAGGCTTTGGGATTGCAGGGCCGTCTCGATTTTTTACAAGTGGAAAACGGCCTCTGTGGTATTGAGTTGAAAGCCGGCCGCCCACCTTATCCCGAAAACGATTTGTCGAAAGTGTCGTTTCCACATCGGGCTCAGTGTGCTTTGTATCAGTCGATGATACAAGGTGTACTTGGTATAAAATTGGAAAACCAGCATTTCTATTTGTTATATTCTCGAAATTTGAACCCGGAAGGTTGCTTGCGTCCGGTGAAAACATCGACGAGGGAATTGCAGAAACTTTTGAATTTGAGGAATAAAATTGTGTCTGTCGAACGGGATATATCTCGATATGGATATGTCCAGGCTGAATGGTTGGTAAGTCGGCTGACCGCCGATAACCTCATTCCCCGACCCAGTCTGTTTACCGAGCGGTATATTCGTCCTGAGATAGACTGCGGCCGCAGGAGATTGGAGCGACGAGACGATAACGATTTGGCTCTGCGATATTTCTATCGGTTTTATGCGTTTGTTTCGCGAGAACATTATTTGTCGAAAATCGGCTATCCTTCGGGTAGCGGAATATCCGGCGTTGCTTCTTTGTGGCGAATGACTCGGGACGAAAAAGAGAGGGAAGGCTATATGTTCTCAGGACTACGGTTGGTTCGAAACCGTGCGGCGGAAGATATTCCCGAAGTCGAATTTATTTTGCCGGGAAATACGCCGTCTCCCGATTTCAGACTGGGTGATATTGTTTTGTTCTATGTGTGCGATACCGATGCCGATAGAGTATCTACCCGACAAGTTTTCAAGGCGACGATCGCCTCTATGACAGCCGACCGTGTCGTGTTGAGATTACGGGATAACCAATCGTATGCCGAGGCATTGCCGATAGCTTCTTGCTATGCGGTAGAACACGATTATGTAGATTCTTCGTTTTTGTTACAGTACAAAGGTTTATATACGATGTTGGATGCCTCTCCGCATCGCAGAGGTTTGTTGGTTGGTGAGGCGGGAGAGTCGCCAGTCCGAAATATGTCTCGTCGATTGTCCTATGAATATGACAGTCCCGATTTGTCCCGTATTTTATTAAAAGCTCTGCAAGCCGAGGATTATTTTCTGTTGGTCGGGCCTCCGGGAACAGGAAAAACTTCGGTGGCGTTGCGGAATATGGTGAGGGAGTTTTTGGCTATTCCGGATTACCAGATTTTATTGGTGGCTTTTACCAACCGTGCGGTAGATGAAATCTGCGATAAGTTGGAAACGATAGGTGAGGTCGATGATTATATTCGGGTAGGACAGACTCTTTCATGTGATGTCGCATACCGTTCTCACTTGCTGTCCGAGCGCATGAAGCAATGTCGGAATAGGGAGGAGGCGAACCGTTCGATACACTCTTGCCGCGTGTTTGTGGCTACCTTGTCTTCTTTGTCGGGGAAGATGGAGCTTTTTAATCTGAAACGATTCGATGTGGCTATTGTCGATGAGGCTTCACAGATATTGGAACCTCAACTCGTAGGGCTGTTATCTGCCAAGACACCTACGGGACGGGATGCCATAGGTAAATTTATTTTGATAGGAGACCATAAACAGTTGCCCGCCGTTGTCGTGCAGTCTGCGGAAGAGTCTGTTATCACCGATGAACGGTTGCGTTCGGCCGGGTTTGTCGATTGTCGTATTTCGTTATTCGAGCGGCTGTACCGGCGATTGCCCGAAGGTTCTCCTTTTGCCGATATGCTCGATTGCCAATGGCGAATGCATCCCGATATTGCATCGTTTGCCAATACTTATTTTTATAAAGGGGCGTTGCGCGATGGAAATGCCCCCCATCAAATATCTTTACTGCCTTTTACGAATATGGGCGATGATAAGTGGGAAAGAGTAATCGCGACGAAGAGGACGGCTTTTTTCCCGACGAAGACTCTTTGTGCCGGGAAAAAATATAATAATGAGGAGGCTTGCAAAACCGCAGCCATTGTAAATGCTTTGTATAGATTGTACGAACGTAACGGGTTGGAGTTCGACGAACGGTCGGTGGGAATCATTACTCCATACAGGCATCAAATAGCTCGAATCCGTCAGGAACTCGATAAATTCGGTATTTCTGCATTCGATGCTATTCGTGTCGATACGGTGGAGCGGTTTCAAGGTTCTCAAAACGATTGCATCATCTACTCGTTCTGTGTGAACGACGAGTCGCAATTGGAGTGGTTGCCGAGTTATACGGAAGAGTCGGGACAACTGATAGACCGGAAATTAAACGTTGCGTTGACTCGTGCTCGGCGTCAGCTTTTCGTTTTGGGAAATTCGCGACTGTTGTCTCGGAATCCGATTTACCGGATTTTGATAACGCATTTGGAAAATATATCGAGTGAATAG